The nucleotide sequence TGGATCCGAAGTTCCATCAGCAGCATTCCCACTTTTACATTCTATATTCTAGGGTGCACTCTGTCAGCTGTGTTTTGGTTGAGTGTTCGGTAACGAGGGATCCTCTCTTTCATCACTAGTTAGAGCCTGGTAGGCTACTTGTGCCTGGCTATATAGTGTTGTACAGTACGGTTGCACTTTACGTTACAGaggacatgtatgtgtgtgtgtgtgtgtgtgtgtgtgtctgtgtctgtgtgtctgcatggTTGAGCGAGCATGCACGCGCGGATGGGAGGGTGGgggtgtgtggtttggggtatTTAAGTTGAGCGTTTCCATGGAAACTAGTTCCTCTCTAAAGATCCTGCTTGTTATTGTTCATTTTGTTTCTCTATTGGGAGTCTGGTGGTTTTAGTTCATTGGGCTAACACAGCCTTGTGGCCTGCAGACAACCTGGGTTCAAACCTGGTCAGACACACTTTTAAGGGAGGAGGTTGTCTCTCTGAGTATCATTAGTACATTTATCTTTATATAAAGCCTGAAATGGACTCTTCCTCCCCACTAGAGCTATTTACAGAGTACAATACAGAGGAAACCATCCTCGATGGCGGCTCAATACATTCCATGCTTGTTAGAATTCTACATTTCAAAGCAGGTGTTGTGAACTATAAGGCTGGTTTGTCTGTTACTGTAGTTCTCACAGCCAGGCCCAGACCTATGTTCTAACATGTCTTAGTAAGGAAGAGCCTTGGGCAGATTCAGCAGCAGTGTTTCCAACTGAATTTGGCCAGTTGTCTTTCAATACAATTCATTCATTGGTTTAATCATGTAGCTACTTGACATGAGGGTAACTTGTTGCCCAAGTCAGTCAGTGCTAGCCGCTACCATTAGCATGCAGTCCATTAACTGTCTCAAGGGAAGGGAACTCTGATAAACTACTCCATGAACACAGACATTGTAAATGTATAGCACGAGGTCAGAGAGAGAAACTCTTTAATGTAAGGCGTTTGTGACATAATGAGCATAATGCTCCATTGATGTGAGGGGAATGCAGTCTGTGTGTTAGTCTGCGTGTGTTAGACACACAGGAGATAAGAACACCCCCAACCTCTATTGGGGAGACTTGAGTTGAAGCCATAGGCCTGTATTGGAGACAGTATATATGGCACAGACAGTGGAGTATGGCACAGACAAGGGGGTATGGCACAAAGCAGGATCAAAGAGTTAGCCAGCTAAATTTCATAATATTCTGAATTAACTTTACATTCCAATTTATAAAGAAAGGTAGACTTGAAATCAAACGACATGGTATAATTGACATTTTTAAACAAATTGGAAAAGCAGTAGTTATGTCTATTTCTGAATGTTTGTCACAGTTAGCTGATTTAGGGCTAGATTAAATCCAGACTGCTGAAGATACGCGTTATAGCgcgattgaaatgtaaaggtcatttccaattgagccgacatatgctgcgtttaccgtgaatgcagtctccatgAATGCAGaaccattgcctttaaatttcaatcacgctatAGTGTGGATCTTCCACGGTCCGGATTTAATCTAGGCTTTAGTGTTCCTGCTTGAGCTACCAGATTAGTTTGTTGCAGACTGACGTTTGTTGTCTTGCCAGTTATCTGCATCAACAGGACTTAAGTCAGAGTTGAAACAGAGTGGTTCTATTTGACTCCATGTGGAGTGGAATGGTAGTTCATTTGCACCCATGTATTAGTAGTTCCTTATATGAAGTGCCAAAAAGTTAACTGGTTGTATTATAAGGTTGATATGTTTTACTGTTTGACGTGGATTCTGGAGTGATGATGTTTTTTGATTAAAGATATGAAACCATCCTCGTTCCTGTCTCTCATTACAGATCTTGGTTGTTGGGCTGCGGTGGCTGACGCacgcactcgcacacacacactaacaaaagTAACTACAACAAATTAACTATTTTATTACAGCTCTTTATCCAGAATTTTATTGCAGAAGCCCAAAATCATCACATTTGTTTTACAGGCCGTACAGTGAGTCAATGTAACATTTAAACAAGCAGCGGTCTAGTACTTGGCTGTGTGATAGAACTGTAAGAGAAAGCCCTGAATCATCCACATTAAAACTTGTCATCACTATGGCCAGAGCCCCTCCCTGTCTCACCCCTTCCCCATTGCCCCCTCCATTaaccccccctcttctccctagCCCATCTGTGGTCCCTCGCTCCATGGGCCATTCCActtcgtgggggggggggggggtgttgttatCTGGCTAGACAGTCTCTAACTGCTGAAATATTAAACAGACTGACTCGTGTTACACAGCAGGACTTGTCTGTGGTCCAAaggcgagagagaagagaggcctgggctgcatctcaatacttTACAGTAAATAGATAAAAATACAGTACCAAATAAGAGAGAGCACCTCACTGATTTGTATCAGCCTTAGATAGTAAAAGTAAACATCAGTCCACCCTATTTATTAATTAGGTTTTACTAATAGTCTTAGACTCAAAACACCAGTGATCATCAAGTTGTATATCGTCAGTGAAATCAAAGCTTTCCCCAGATGTAATTCATTAAGGCAATCACAGAATGCTGCCACACTGTTGAGTTAAATACTACTGGTGTGTAATAGAAAATACTATTGTACACCTTTTCCCAAAAAACACTGACACAAGACAACAGACAGAGCATAATCACAAAGGAGTTTTTAAAATAAGGTGCTTTCTTTTTCTCAAGCTGAGTTGAGCTTTCTCATCATCCTCTTTAGTCAGGGTTTGAGGTTTGTGCCCAAAAACTTCTTTATCAGTCTCCACATGTGGAGACATTTAAAACTTCTCAAAGAAAGAACTCCTAGCACTCTAAAACACTGGCATGACGAAGCCTCTCAAAGGTCATTGAGGCTGAGGTCGGGGGGGCTGTCTGACCCCAACTCCAGGtttccatcatcatcatcaagatCATCATCGTCCAGGCCACTTCCTGGTCCTCTGAGGTCATTTCCTGCAGAATGGGAGCTCTGATGTACCCGAGGTACTGCTAGACGAGGAGCTGAAAGAGAGAACCGTcaacgtgtgtgtacgtgtactaGTCCCAAGGGTTTTAGCAGTAGACTAGTGTTCCCGTAAGAAAGATTGGGATCAGACCGCTAAATGTTTCCCAGAGCAATTGAGGCGCATGCGGACAGGATAATTAGATTAgatgatgccacacacacactacaggaagtgtttaggATCCCATCCAAAAACACACGTTTCTCAAACTGCTGACCAGCAGACATGGATGGAGAGGAAATGAGGGATTCTCGGTCCTCTCCTCAGGCAAGCAGAGCTACAGTCAGTCACATAACACACGTTCAATGGAGGTCACTGGTGTGTGTCTTACATGAACCCACATCCAACTCCAATATCTGTGCACACACACCTGCAAGCTCATAATTTTCTTTTAATCAAATATAAAAACTACAAGAGTTCCCTCTTCCTTTGTGCTAGATCTATGGCGTGCACACACAAATCAGGtaggcacgcatgcacacacagacacacgtacacTGTTAAGCCAGCCTCCTGTTCCTTGGTGAGTCAGACATGTTGTGATGAGTCACTGAAACGGTTAGATCTACAGCCCAAATGTACATGTGTggtgtgtatttattttatttatttcacctttatttaatggGAGAGGGTTACAACACTTTCTGTTCCTCTGAAACAAACTGGACCCATAATGGGACTAATTCTGCTCCTCACTGACAGGAGcaaagtgtgagtgtgtgagtatacCTGTGTCTCTATCATCCAGCCAGGACAGGTCATCAGAGCTGACCTCAGCCAGACTGGGGGTGGGACTGAAGTCGTCAGAGTCCGAGTCTGGCTCCGCCTTTTGACCCCTGACCTCTTTACGGCGGGAGAAGGCAGCTAATGCTGgaactggagggggggggggggttatagacAAACAGGGTTATACTACTCAGGTGagtagatatgtgtgtgtgtctcttaccTGCTGTGTGTAGTGTAACAgtaggtgtgtgttgtgtgtctgtctcttaccTGCTGTGTGTAGTGTAACAGTAGGTGTGTGATGTCTCTCCCGGAGAATCAGACTCCTGATCTCATCCTTCAGCTCTGATACAGTTATCCTGCAGGACACAGTGatagcattacacacacacacacacacacacacacacacacacacacacgcgcacacacgcacacacacaaacacacaaacacacaaacacacacaaacacctgatctggtggacctcctgctctgtgtgtgtgtattgagaaACAGTCTTGGCCAGGTCAAAGCTGTGGTTTCTGTagctgtctgttagttcctcttGTGTCTGGGGAAAGGCAAAGTATAGAGGTTAGAGGtcgggagacagagagaaaacaagTCACTCAAATTACCTTCTTTAATTATTCAATCGTTAATTTAATTCCTTCATTCATTAATACCTTGCAGCTGTGTTCATACTGCCTCCTCGTCTCTCTGGCCTCCGACTGCTGAAGAAACATGTCCTCCTCCTGcctccctgtcacacacacacacaaatacaaacacacacacacgatgaaaGAAAAGGAGTAGCAGTAAGCGAGACTGTGCTTGCCCTCTCTACAGCTCTGAGTCTGAGACATGTGTAGTCCTGCAGAAAAACAAACTGAGAACAAGACTGTATGTGAGACTCACTGAGCTGGGTTTTGAGTGtgtccacctctctcctcaaatGATCCAACTCCTCCCTTCGCAGCTTAGAGCAGAAACTATAAAAGGACAACAATCAGCTTTCACCAAACCGGTATGGTTCCATACTAAGGGCTAATGGTTGATTTGGTTTTGGGCTACACATAAAATAATGATCACCTGAACCTCACAGGTGAGTAAAACCCcgccccctcacctctcctccaggtTGCCTTGCGACGTGGCTCTGGTGATGTGCCTTCTCAGAGTGCTGAGCTCACggcccacctctctcctccactgctccatccttctctccactTCTGGACTCGTCatccctgaccctctcctctctccatccctttctcgttcccgctctctctccctctccgtcgtCTGCTCTCGCAGCCTGCGAACCTCGTCTGAGAGATAAAAGAATAACACATCTACAATATTCAATCAACAAATCAATcactcaaccaatcaatcaaGATTGGTATATTGAGCAGTAAATGTTAGTGTTGTGTGATAACGATAGGTGTATGTACCTTGTAGTGCCTGTATGTGGCGCTGCTGAGAGTGTCTCGCTCTGTCCATGTCATGAAGACTTTGGGTCAGAGACTCTATGGCCTGGCAACCATTAGAACAAAAAGAGTAGGAGTAAGAAGAAATTAGCTAAAATGTAGGGCTATTTATGCACCTTTTATGTAATAAAAATGATAGTTATACATGAACACACGTATGAGCACACGCACGGACCTGGCTCTGGATCTGCAGTTGTGATTGGACGGCTGCCAGGTCTGCCCACTGCACagcggaggagggaggggggaggagagagatggaggactcggggagaggggggagacgaGGGAGCTCCAAATTTGACACACTAGCCACCTCCCTGACTGGATAGAGATCTACTGagtgagcgagagacagagagaataagaAGGAGCAGAAAAAGAGGGGGAATCACCAACAGAGAAAGTGTGTCACAGTCAGCCATCTTAGAGACCACAGAGATCTCCCCTCACCTTCTCTTCCTTTTGGATAATTCCCTGGCGTGGTCAGTCTCTCCTGGGGAAACATGAACCCCGTCAACACACAGTGGGGAAAGTACATATGGTATTTATGAACTTCAATGTTTCTATCATATACTGTAAAACTAGAATCTAGCTAACTGCTAAGAATTAGCAGTCAACTCTTCCATGGTAATGCACTGCCACGTATGCATAATTATGTTATAGTGCCATCTACTGGCTACTCACCCTCATCTTGGCAACGCTGCCATCAGCTGCTGAGAGGATGGAGCTCAGCTGGTTGTCCCAGTTCATCTCAGTCAGGGCTGCTCTACTCAAACCATAGGACAAAGGTGCCAAGACTGATGTCTGAGTATTTATGGAACAAAAGTTAAAGCACTTGCCCTCTACCTGCAGGGTATCTTTTCCATGCTCTAAATCCCTACACAATCCAGTATTCATTCATGTGTTCCTCTGCCCAAATCTCCACTATCAACTTTTTAATCTCAACAAGTTAAGTTTTATTgtacacaagtacagtgaaatgcctttattgccctttcccaacaatgaagtaatcaatatcagtagtactataaaaacaattttttttaaacaagcaaaATGATAAACAAATAAACGAAATGAATATGGTACACGCATGAGATTAGCCATTGCATTGGCCAGTATTTTATAACGAACGTGTGATGCTGTAACTCTAGACGAGTTGGTTGGTTGCTGAATGATGATGAAGTGGCTAACACAAATCAATGACACTTCATTGACATATGAGTTTACACAGCTAACAGTCGCTAGCTAAGTACCGTTGCAGGTGGCTTTTGTTTTGGGCTTGCCTTTGTGTTGTTGCTAACGTTGCGTTCGAATTTGAAAGTCATGGGCATTGTTTGCAATGAATTATTGACTGGCTAGCTAACATTCACCCTAGTGATTTGTTTATACATTGGCGACGATGGCGACGTTCGCATTACTGTTGATTTGCCCCTGGCACCAAGTACTCAAAATCACAAATCAAGCAGTGCATGAACAGAAAGCTGGCTAAATGTCGATATTTCAGCGATGGATGAAACAATTCAAAGTTTGGTTAACATTACAGAACATCACGTCCTCATTTGTAAATATACATTATTAAACATTGAGCAGAAATGTAAattattagctagctacttaCGTACTGTCCTGTTCCACTTTTAAATCCTCGACAACGTGATTGCGTAGTATATGTTGCCCTAATGGGTTCTGGGTATTGTTGTTAATAGATTCAATTCTTACAACAAGGAAGTAAGAGAGTCACGTGATAGAGAACACTATTTCCCACAATCCAACACATTTAAACATTCAGTGATGGCGCTGCCCACGGTCAATGTGGAAGATGTGAGAAAAGCTTTGAGTAATCATCTGTCAAAGTTGGGGTTTGAAGTTTATCCACTGAAGGTAACGTTAAGGCCGCTGTTCCATTCGAGCGATTTGTTAAAAGAATTTGCGTCAAACTGTAAACGTGGCCCTTTTTGCAATATTGTCAGAGAACGTGTCGTCAATTGTTAAACTAGTCAAGTTGACAAGCTCCAATTCAAAGTTCGTACACGCTTTCTCAGCCATGCCTTGTTCATATGAAAATGATAAAAGCTGACCATACTGGACTGTAGTCTGCCAACAGGTTTGGGACTTATGGCACAGGTGATAGTATATCTATCCAATAACGACAGGGTTGTTGAAACGTGTCCCTTCCTGGCTGTTCCCCCTTAATCGCTACAAAAGTTACCCACCTTTTTATTCTTTGTTGTGCATGTGTTCCCAGATTGGCTGGTACAATGTagtcctgtccccctctctccatctgtcctacCCTGATGACACCCTGGGAGCGGTGGTGCTCAGCACTCCAGCCATGTTTGAACAGACCTTCCTGCCCTTCATAGAGAGCAGGGACTGGAAGGGGGTGTCTGCAGACCCCATAGACCAGTGTGTCAAACACTGCATCAACAACACAGTCTCTgaggtgggtgggtgtgggtgggggCAACCAGCGCATCATTCACTGCATTAACACCTAGGGTGTTGATGGAGtgatgttgaaaaatgttttgaaACAGTTTACTCCAAAaggaaaatgttttgcaacaaaaaTAGTTTGTATTGGAaaaaattcaggtaggtccctccccgtttcgttccgtttaCTCTGTTTGCTTCCGTGTGGTTGTTATTAAACAGATTTCGTTACAAGACTTAATTAATACACACACCCCTGTGCCACACTTCACATCACTcgcccccctccccccatctctctctccccccatctctctctccccctcctgtaGTGTTTTCCAGGTGTGAAGGTAGATGTGAGTTATGACTATGAGATGCTGCCCAGCAGGAAGCCCAAGTTCCTGGCCCAGAGCGCTGCCCATGTGGCGGGAGCTGTGTACTACTACCAACGCTCCGACATACCTGACCACCCCTGGGGGGAGAAGGTGAGTGACGGGTCCAAAGGGGTTATTCAGTAATTAATTTACTAATAGATTGATAAATAGGGTGCTGTATGTTCTTTGGTTCACAGATGGACAGTCATTTGTATTACTTATAAAACTATTTATACTACCCCTTTGtcttcctctccccccctcccttcctcttgtCACCTCTACAGAAGATGTTTGGTGTGTGTATACACCCGCGTCTGGGGGGCTGGTTTGCTATCAGAGCTATGTTAGTGTTTGTTGGGTCTGAGGTGGGTTCGGAGCTGCAGCAGACAGCTCCTCCAGACTGTGTTCCTGCCAGGGAGAGTAGGATACAGCTACTGGAGGACTTCAACCTCAGATGGCAGGTAGGATTCACACTATAAACTATAGTAATAACTATTGATCAATAATATGGTTGGCAGATAGCCCTGCTACAATATACTGGATTAATAAGTATAGATCAACAATAAGGATAGCATGGCAGGTAGGTCTGCAACTATATACTGTTGCAGTCTCTATATCAATAATGGGTGCAAATGATGCATATATTAATACATATAATTATGTATGATTCATTTAAACAGGGTAAAGATAGATATATAATCTATGTTGACAGGACTGGAGTTACAGAGATATCGTCCCCCCAGTCCAAACCTACTCCCAGAAACAGAGAAAATACTTCTCCACCCCACCAGCCCAGCGTCTAGACCTGCTCACAGACTGGGGTTACCTGACAGGGGGAGAAGAGGACAACACACAGGAGAACTGACAGATGATAACAGTGAGAGGAGACGCTACAGTTAGACTTGGCTGGCTCTGAAGTAACTGACTCGCAGGGATCTTCTGGTATGGTTTGAGGCCATTTTGGACATGCAATCCCTACATGCTCATTGGTACTGTGGTCTTTCTGTATTCACAGACAGTGTTCCACTGTGAGAGCTAATGTACTTTATCTGCCTATGAAGCTACTGTAATGtttagagttagatggtagagtgAAAAGAGATCTTTCATGGAAAAGCAACAATAGTAAGTTTAAATGTGGTAAAGGAATTAATAAATGCACaaacatttgttattgttttgatAATTTCTCAGTTGTACTGTACATTTAGTGAGTTAGTGCCCTCAGGAGGAGACATGAAGTAGTGCGACCTGAGTTTTTGCTCAAAAGAGACTACTGCTATCCTTTATCATCAAACTATtatttttattaaaaataaatcatTGTTGGAACGACACATTAATCAATTGAATAAATAATGCTCATTCTGCTTTAGCTTTTAGTCAGTAACTCATGATGTTGATGCAAAAGTCCTTCTGAGGATTAGGGTTATGATGATAATGAAGGCTATGTTCTAATCCAGCACAGTAGAGTTCTCCCGTAGTCCATTGATGCCAGGAACAGTCCCACTAGAACAATGTCTCCAAATGTGCCACATCTGGGACGACACACACGTTAAAGCTTGTGTGTTGTCTTACCTCCTGTGGTGTATACGTGTGCAAACAACCCTACTGAATAGCCACACCAACCCCAGAGTACTGGCCAGATGCTGCGATGCATACTCACAATGGTAAGCACCATTTCATCCCCTAAATATGAATATTAAATAATCTAGTTAGCATAGTTTACTGAACCACCCTTACTATACGACCTATGCTTTGTGTGTTGTTGAACGTAGTTGTACTCACAGAATGCTGCAGGCCTCCGAGAGCCAAATGGAAAAATACAGTAACATTCACAATGTACTCCCTTTGTTATACACCCTCTTCTCTGGCCAGCACAGCTGTATTCTAGTTGTTAAATCATTTCTGTAGTGCAGCCTtcctcactcattctctctcttgtgGCTAAGCCCTCTGGTTAGGTTGCTTATAGCAGGGCAGTATGTAATTCATGTGGAGCAAGGTTGAACTGAACTCTACCCAGCAtaccaaaattggttctgtgaaagttcccagacCATTCGTTAGGTTgtggcaaatgttctcataacacaaaaactgtccagttgtgctgatgATTATAAAAGGTTTATATAACATTCGCTTGATGTTGAAAGAAAGTTCCCAGGACGTTGCGCACATTTTGTTGCCGCTGTATGTTCTAAAAACTTTACTTGTGCATTGTTATTACATCAACTGGAAAACGTAATGAGAACGTTTGAGGACTGTTCCAGATGTTGTGCACATTAGAGGAGAAGATTCCAAGGGTATTTCATTTAAAACTAACAAAAAAAATGGTTATCAAAACATTCTTAGATCATTCTTGGGATGTTATGATCATAATGTTAGATAAAACACAAACTAGAACTTAATGGGAATCTTAGCAAATGTCCTGGGAATGTTCCTGGTTTGCTGGGTACATTCTGTCATCCACTGCATTCCATGGCAGCCATCTCAGTTTTAAAGAGCCTTATTACCATCCTTTACAGTACTGCGTGCCAAATCTCTGGGGTGAAAGGTgtgtgcacgcgcacacacacacactcacctgcaGTCTAATACTAGTCATCCGAGGTCATTAATGGGTACACAGTCTAGGGTGTGTTTGCTCTGCCATAAATACACCACTGATAGCCCTGacggatttgaaccagggactgtagtgacgcctcttgcactgagatgaagtgccttagaccgctgcaccacatgaataaatatatttcaatgagtgaagg is from Salvelinus alpinus chromosome 16, SLU_Salpinus.1, whole genome shotgun sequence and encodes:
- the LOC139541227 gene encoding RNA-binding protein 25 gives rise to the protein MNWDNQLSSILSAADGSVAKMRERLTTPGNYPKGREVDLYPVREVASVSNLELPRLPPLPESSISLLPPPSSAVQWADLAAVQSQLQIQSQAIESLTQSLHDMDRARHSQQRHIQALQDEVRRLREQTTERERERERERDGERRGSGMTSPEVERRMEQWRREVGRELSTLRRHITRATSQGNLEESFCSKLRREELDHLRREVDTLKTQLRRQEEDMFLQQSEARETRRQYEHSCKTQEELTDSYRNHSFDLAKTVSQYTHTEQEVHQIRITVSELKDEIRSLILRERHHTPTVTLHTAVPALAAFSRRKEVRGQKAEPDSDSDDFSPTPSLAEVSSDDLSWLDDRDTAPRLAVPRVHQSSHSAGNDLRGPGSGLDDDDLDDDDGNLELGSDSPPDLSLNDL
- the mmachc gene encoding cyanocobalamin reductase / alkylcobalamin dealkylase, with translation MALPTVNVEDVRKALSNHLSKLGFEVYPLKIGWYNVVLSPSLHLSYPDDTLGAVVLSTPAMFEQTFLPFIESRDWKGVSADPIDQCVKHCINNTVSECFPGVKVDVSYDYEMLPSRKPKFLAQSAAHVAGAVYYYQRSDIPDHPWGEKKMFGVCIHPRLGGWFAIRAMLVFVGSEVGSELQQTAPPDCVPARESRIQLLEDFNLRWQDWSYRDIVPPVQTYSQKQRKYFSTPPAQRLDLLTDWGYLTGGEEDNTQEN